The genomic window tattcaaactatacggaaatcatcttcaatacctacttaacaatgtgtgtaagtttggtttaattcggttcaaagacacggcgggtccacgttttggcatatatttcgagaccctagtcatcaataggtatgaaaattaccccgtattaaagcacttatcaacagctttcatttgatatccatattgtacaaacacattctagggtccacgttttggtctctatctcgagactctagtcacggagcggatggaaatactctgaactaaagcattcaccaacagcttccatttgatacccatattgtacatacacatccgaaggttacccgggtccacgttttgacctatatctcgagaccctatctaccaataggtatccaaactatacggaaaccatcttcaatacctccttaacaatgtgtgtaagtttggtttaattcggttcaaagacacggcgggtccacgttttggcatatatttccagaccctagtcatcaataggtatgaaaattaccccgtattaaagcacttatcaacagctttcatttgatacccatattgtacatacacaaccaaaggttacccgggtctacgttttgttctatatctcgagaccccagtcacggagcggcatgaaaaatactctggactaaagcattcaccaacagcttccatttgatacccatattgtacatacacatccgaaggttacccgggtccacgttttgacctatatctcgagccctatttccaaaataaaatataatccatgttactcgtggatgatgtacctttcgaatggtgaaagaatttttaaaatcggtccagtagttttgagcctattcattacaaacaaacaaagttttcctctttataatattagtatagacaacatatcttataaggtatatggtaaatattaaaatacattttttccttcatatataataaaaaagttaataattataacattaaaacaacaggtattattaacaaacttggttttattttaaattcttcaagtgaatcaaattaataataatcaataagaaggcatatgcaaatacaaatacgtgaatttatatatgtacatatgcgcatatacatacatatatacgctcacggAATGCAACCAACACTGTAGAACTCAGGctcaactacaaaaataagCGTAAAGCGCTTAAACTGGCCATTCGCGATAGCAAGCGCAATATGTTCAAAGAGCTATGTGACGACGTCAATAATAACCCATGGGGCTCAGCCTATAAAATAGTGCGGAACAAGATGAAACAGACGGTACAACCAACATGCCCAATTCTCTTGGACCAGATTGTACGAGAACTCTTCCCTCCGCAGCCTGACTTTGTGAGAAAGATAGATAGCGAACCAGCCACCAACATCCCGGCGGTAAATGTAGCCGAAGTGCTCAAACTAAGTAGCAAATTATCGTCTCGAAAAGCGCCTGGGCCAGATGGAATTCCAAACATTGCGTTGAAAAAAGCCGTGCTGCAAAACCCGTGCTTGTTTGCGAGAATTTTTAATGTGTACCTGCAAGAAGGCGTCTTTCCAAATATCTGGAAACTACAAAAATTGGTACTTGTACCAAAAAAACCAGGTGCTTGCGCTCCAAATGAATACCGTCCACTGTGTATGCTGGACTCCATTGGTAAGTTGTTTGAGCTTGTGATTAAAAACCGGCTGGAAATATATGTAGACGGACAGCTGTCAAGCTACCAGTTCGGCTTTAGGAGGAAGCGATCTACCACAGACGCGATAGAGGCCGTAAAAGTAATTGCGGAAAAGGCAATTGAAGGCAAGCGATGGTTAGGTGGTGCAAAAGAATATTGCCTAGTAATAACATTAGATGTCAAAAATGCGTTCAACAGTGCCAGATGGATAGACATACTACACGCCCTCCGCGCGATGCAAGTGCCTACCTATCTACAGCGTATCATATCCAGCTACCTGTCTGATAGGGTGTTACGTTACGGCAGCGACAGCGGAATTGTTGACTACCAGGTCACAGCTGGTGTGCCACAAGGATCCGTTCTAGGGCCCCTCCTGTGGAACATTATGTACGACGGCATTTTGCGACTAAAGGTACACAAGAGAGCAACATTCGTTGGCTTCGCGGACGATATATCAATCGTTGTAACCGCGAAAACGCTCGCGGAAATTGTAAATATCGCGCAACAAGCTATAGGCGCGGCTCAAAGATGGCTAGGCGCGAATGGTTTAAAGCTAGCTACGCATAAAACAGAAGCCGTACTCATCAGCAGCCGAAAGAGAGTTGAAAAGGTCAAGATTAGAGTTGGGGACAGCATTATCGAGTCAAAGCCATACATAAAATACTTAGGCGTCTTGGTAGACCACCGAATTAGCTTCCGATACCACTTGGAATACGCTAGCAACAAAGCTGCGACTGCGACAGCAGCCCTGGCTAGAATAATGGCGAACATTGGAGGACCAAGGCAGCAGGCAAGACAGGTCCTGGCTGGAGTAGTGAGGTCTATCCTTTTATATGGCGCGACAGTTTGGCGCGATGCATTCCAACACGCTTCATACGTACGAAGTAGTAACTCCACGTACCGCTTGTGTGCTCTTAGAGTCTGCTCTGCCTTCAGGACAGTCTCAGAGGATGCGGCGCTCATCATAGCCGGTCTATGCCCACTCGACTTGATAGCGCAGGAGATGTATGAAATGAGACGTATGAGGAACAACCAAGCCCAATGCGATCAGCTGGCACTGAGAAAATCCATAAACCACCGCTGCGTGGACCAATGGCAGACGCGATGGGACAGTGCAAATAAAGGCAGGTGGACCCACCGTCTCATCCCCAACGTTGAAGCTTGGCTCCAGAGAAAGCACGGAGAAGTAGACTTCTATGTCTGCCAAATCCTAAGTGGCCATGGTTGCTTTAAAGCGTACCTTCACCGCTTTGGACACGAAGAAAGTCCATACTGCGAGCAGTGCACACCAGCAGTTGAGGAGgacgcagaacatgtgcttCTCACGTGTCCCCGCTTCAGAAGAGTAAGGGCTAAACTAGAAGGCAACCTTGGCAGCAGCATCACGCCCGAGAATTTAGTGCCACTGATGTTGATGAGCCAGGACAATTGGAGCAAAGTCCAAAACATGGCTGCTGAAATAATGCAGCAACTTCGAAATAGCGAGCAGGCAAGGAGGATGCGCGAACATCAAATAAGAACGTGAAGCAGCACACCTATCCAGAGATGAAAACacaggtaaactgacgataccactattagaaactaGCTTTTCTATGGTAACGAACAGGGACATGGGGGGAGGGGGCGTATAGATCCGACAGGGGTGGTTGTCTTCTGATATGACCTAACAGTGGTGGTAATAGGCAGATGCAGCTTGTGACATATTGCATCAGAACAGTAACTGACGTTGAGTGCAacgctcaaaccgcctcccgacgaaatacttgacggtagtaccggggggatcggtactttgacggtaggaggtttagttcgggttaaagtcccacactgacggggtaaggctttcgatgcttcctcctcataaaaaaaaaaaaaaaaaaaaaaaaaaaaaaaaaaaaaaaaaatacatatatacgctcacttaagtaggagagagcaagatgtcgaacgttgccgttcgtttgctttgtttgctttgtcgttcgttccgcgctttcgcttgcagttcatgcaatgcaatgaacaaggtaacgacaaatgagcaagataacactaatgagcaaggtaacactaaagaacaaggtaacactaatgagcaaggtaacactaatgagcaaggtaacgacatattttttcgtgcgtgcagcctgttaaatcgaattagaagacgttatcacgtcaaaaaaattatggtgttttgaatatcgttcaccctgtatacaaCAAACCGTCGCATATTCGACCCAAATCGGAAAATCCGAAAtatcttaaataaagttttgaattttacgcgAAACTAAcgaatttctttttccccaaactattaATATTTTCCAAGCATTATAATTACactttttatagtattttatgAGTTAAGTTGGAGCTAATCCTTTTAATCTTCGCTTTCCTACTTTTTCATTTGTGGTATTTTgcgcatttgttcattttgatgatttgttagtcGTTGATGATTTGCCTAATGATATATTTCCTAATTGTTTCATCTATTGTATCGATATTGAGGTCGCTGTGGATCACGTCgtttggtatatatgtatagaacCAGCCTGCTTTCGTTATTGTTctcaatattttagtttagatcttttgaattatttggatatttgtttttttgtttctttgctgTGCCCAAGATTTCTATCCCATATTTCCAATGGGTGACATTATTGAGTTATACTAGTCAGTACATTGTTGTTAAGGCCCATTTTGAATTTCTAgttttctgtttattttctatatattcTTAAAGTTATGTCAAGATACTTTAGATTAGGAGGGATTttgatttcattgttttttattgatAGTTGATGTTTGTTAGGCTTTCTTTTTGAATATGTTACTTGTACCGATTCATATTTGTGGACTTGCAGTCTCCATTTATGGAGCCATGTGACAGCgccatttattgtttgttgaagaATGCCAGTAGCGTTTTTCTCTTTCTATTTTATCTGATGCCATTAAGACCATTCGGGAATGTGgctctcatgcaatttttttctattggaATCGGTTGTGATTATTAGGGGCAGTAGAGGTCCCAGTACACTACTTTGAGGTACACCTGCTGCGATTTGCATTATTCTTGAGCATTCGtcttcaaactttataaaaaagtgaCGGTTTTTGAGGTAACTTTTGAGAGTAGCGAATTGATTCCGTAGTAATATTTTGCTGAGCTTACGCAGTAGTCCTTTATGCCAAAcgctgtcaaaagcttttgcaataactaaatacgaggtgtgttcaaagaatgaggttttgaaattttgggcCCTACttactttcgattttcgattttgtttctATTGGCACTCTCGTCTccaagatatgttcacggttctAGTAATAtggcatgtttagtttgtttgtgagaggcataaataaaagaagtgctttgcgtgttcggcgattttctgctatcgaaaaaaatggatcaaagaagttgcataaaattttgtgtaaaaaatggaattaagtgctcaaaaactcttgaAATGTTCACAGTGGCATGCGGTGAGAGTACCTACTCtgtggcaaaaaaatgtttacaagcttttcacagaaggtggCGAAGATGTGAATGGCGACGCTCAATCTAAACGCCCcaacacatcaacaaccgatgaaaatgtagagaaattgaagaaaattgttatggagaattatcgaatcacaattagagaagttgctgaggatgtcggcatatccgttggctcatgccatgcaatcttttcgaaaattttggacATGGAGCGTGTGGCAGCGAATAGCTGAACTAAAAACAACATCGCATTAGCACCGAACTGTTGAATGGCGTCAAATATGATccaaatttgcttaaaagggtcataactggtgacgaatcatgagTATGGCTAAGACatcaaagcccaatcgtcccaatggaagaggccaggagagccaagaccaagCAAAGCACGACAAGTTCAAGCAAATGttaaggttttgctcactgttttcttcgattccCGTGATTAGTACACCAAAAGTTCTTACCACAGTAAGTtaggagtattaccttgaagttatgttccgtttacgtgaagcaatacgaaaaaaccgcccgaaattgtggaaaaacaacttcacgacttttgcatcatgataatgtacctgctcactcatctttgcttgtgggagattatttggccaaaaacaacacgcCTCAGCCATCGTAATCACCAGATTTGcctccttgtgactttttcctgttcccaagattgaagagacgcatgaaaggacggcgttttgTGACGATTGGGGAGATACAAACCGAATCACTGACGGAGCTCAAAGACATCCAAAAAGTGCacatcagaactgcttcgaagattggaaaaaactctgtgggggactactttgaagcagataaaatagaaattgatgaatacataaatattttttgagaaacatgaaaattcacctttttGAGgtaaaacttcttaggcgtcgatggacgagcaagAATAGAGAGTAaattttcaaggccatgcaacgttttgggcattttagttccgcgagagagaaaaaagctATAACGTAGagaaaaaggagagagagagctataccttatatatatcttagatacactttaggctatttttcctgagtctCTTATTCTCCCTCGGGcctcttcctctttctttgtctaccttgaaagtttcacttctgtaatgtgtactacgctacacgcactttttttaagaCATCTCGTATACAATTACGCAGAAACCATTTATTTTCTACATCATCTAATTTTTTCTGTATAACTCTGTGGACTTGCAGCACAGTTGAAAGCTGTCGTCTAAATCAAAATTGAGTGCTTggtattacatatttttctgtTAGTATCTTGTCTAATGTGgcgatgaatattttttcaaacagctGCTGGGTCGTTTACGTTGCATTTACATCTGGTTTGAGGAAGGTGGTTATTTTTGCAACTTTCATGAGGTGTAAGAGGAGTAAGCTGTTGAATATTTGTCGTATCTTTGTTATTGCGTCATCAGGTCGTTCCTTCAGGATTTTACTATTTAATAGATCGTAACTCGATGCTTTTTACTCTtcggattttttaaatgatatctGATTTCTGCTGATGCTGtcattttcatttccttttctGGGTTACTCGTGccatttaaattttacattttgttcaatgtgctggttttttttcgtttaaaaatatttttttaaagtgttcAGCTAGTGTGTTTGCCTTCTCTCTATTGGTTTGTGCCCAAGATCCGTGCTGTGTTTTATGAGACATTTGTGTGTGAACTCTTAGTGTCGTTTTAGTAATGTTTTTACTTCAGTTGTCGATTTGTTAAGTTTTGCcttatttttagaatatttggtAGTTAGCAGTTGTAATTAAATCATCGACTGTGCTAAGGCAATCAGAGAACCAGTGAAGCGTAGGAtctataaaagtaaaattatttagaaatttgttaagaatattcgcaaaaaaatttacttgtcatataaaatattttgtagaatTAATTACTTTGTTAAGCAAATCAAACTTACCGAAGTCAATGTGGGCAACGATGGAGCGAAAAATGGCACTTTCACTACCAAGCTCCGTTGAGAGCGTATCATGATCAGGAGCACCATTTTTTGAACTCGCAGATTATGAGTGTACCATTTGGTACAGTAGATCGTGGTGGCTATCTGAGAGCTCtagagacaaaataaaaaaggcgaaaaaatttatttcatagaaCTTTGTTTTGccttgaaatatttattaactacTCACACACTCGATGACCACAGTGCCACCTAGGCAGTAAAGGAATAGCTGGGAGGAAACGGCCATTGTATGAACCACATAGACGAAGATGCCATAATCGGAGAACTGCAATGTatcgaaatttattaaaatacccGAAGGCAGAGGtgctttgaaaaacacacaaCCAGTCCTAGTCTATGGGTTGTTTTCCCAGCATATTCCAAGTGAAGGTGTATGCCATTTGTCTGCTTGTAGAGATCATCGCTACTGCGGCTCACTTCATCACAGCGAGAAGGGCGGGTCTCAATTTCCTAGCCGAAGCGGTCGTTCTAGCAAACCAGAATAATCACCTATACCAGACCGATCTCGGGATCCTTGAATAAGGGATCTCAGTTTGAAGACTCGGCAACTGGTTACCTAACATAAGTGGAGTATGTTAAGACCTTTTGTGAGAGGAGAGGTGCGCGAACTTCTTTATCCAGCAATTAATTCTGCATCCTCTGGTCGATAGGTCCTAGCATTGATACTGAAAAATCTGGATCCATTGGAGGTAGGATATTTCACGAAGGTCTTCAACCTGTTCTTGGTCACTCTTATAACTCTCAACAAGCGGATAGAAGGAAGAGCGGCCCCACTATTGAAACGTGGAAAACCCGTCAAACAAGGAGAGTTCTATCGTCCAATAACTCTTCTTTCCGCAGAGTAAAGACACTTGAGGCCATCATACTTCCAGTCTACACGAAACACCTGACCCAGCCACAACTCAAGATGGGTTTCATAGAGTGCAAAGTACCTCCACAGCACTCACCACTCAGACTAACCGCAGGCTCAACCAGGGACGAGGGGAATGTCTTAGTTGAGCTTACTTGTTCAATGTTTTCGATACAGTCACTCACATCTCGAAGCGCCACAACCACCAGCGGAAGTTTCACTGCTCTCCTATGGTGACCATTGCCCGAAAATAGCATCCGGCAATAACACCGATGACCTGTGTTTCGAAGTGAACATTATCTCACCGGCCTTTCTCGccttttcactgcgaggaatctccagcTTTCTCCACTAAATTCACGCTGACCCTCTTTACCAGCTGAacgaaggaggtcaaactgcagcTAGAAATTAAAGTCGATGGCATACCAAAAATAACCACAAGATTTTGAGGtctcgacagtttgctctccttctcagcgcatacaccGCAATTGTTACTAAGGTCCAAACAGAATCCTCAAATGGCTATCCGGCAGCACTTGGGATAAAGAAATGTGTCTAAAATACGCTACGTCCCTCTGGTCGCCTAGTACCAGTGATTCGCAATAGATAAAGCTCCAAACTTGCCAAATatgatgcctcctgatgtctgcactgcaacaacaacataaggCTAAAGCGCACAGCTAAATTCTCAGCAAGCAATTCCTTCTTGGGTGTTACCATAGGAATTACCCCACATCCTGGTTGAATCAGAAGTTATCTATTCAACTACACCGAGAAGATCCAGAACTACATCCATCTACAACTACTGGACTAGACAGTAACTCAtatagacagacattaaacggcATTCAACGAAAGATTttcaccaccttcctaagctcccaaACCGCGAATGGCGTTACCGGAGCCTAACCACCACTTATTGTAGGAGAAGAGCTTCAGTTGCTTCGTGAGATCCGCGTTACGCAATTACGTATCCAGAATTGCGCCCGACATATTCACAATATGTTCCTAAAATGGGCAATGGGCTCACCTTCATTGCATTTTGTGTACTGCTGCCGTAGGAAAATTCGAGTTTCTGTGAGAAATAACTGGCAGAAAGAGCGGAAAAAGAAGTACTAGAATGCATTTACAAAAGAAGAAGAGATATTCCACAGAAAAAGAGCTCAAAGCGGTATAGGTGAGTGTGTAAAAGCAATGGTTACCGTATAGTTAACACCGAATGAACGTTTCGAAGTGCATTTGATGCCTCATATACATAGGTTAGGGAAGGTTAGCCAAGTTGCTTGTCAAGGACAAAACACTTGGTTGCCCTATATCTCatcatatattgtaatatattatcttatattttagttatattgtagaatatttttcacttaccaACAACATATCCACCACACAAGTTCCAATAATAACGCTCGAGGTCACAAAGTGGCCCAAGGTCATGGCCGACATGAGCGTCGAGAATTTTTTAACCAAATCGATAATCTCATTATGACGCGCTACGATGTGCTTCAAACTCTCCTCGATTTCACATTCTGCATAGTTCTTACTCACCTCACTGCCAACATCATTAAGTAGTTCCTGCAGATCATATTGAAGTGCTTTCAAAAGTGTACCGAAATAGAAgcaaaaacatagaaaaagacTATCAGCACCAGCAAAAGCTGCAACGGTAATATAACCATGCCAGTGGGAGAGAGTGAAAGTAAGTGGGAAGATCGGCATAGAAAGTAATGGATACGGGAAActgcaaagagaaaaaaaattaatttaaagtttcaaaTGCACCTacaatttgttaaaatataCTCACATCATTTTGAAGGGCGTCTCATATGGGATTACGTCACCATCCCGGTAGCTCAAGTAATTCGCAAGTCCCGCTCGTATGGTATACAAAGTACTTGTGCAGAATCCAAAAAATAATACCGACGATGAGAGTCGTGTTGCAATCGTAAAATAACTGCGCTTACAGGCCAACTTTCGTGAATTATTTTGCTCAGCTATCAATTCGCCAACCCGTTGAATAAGACGCTCCAGCTCCACGCGATGCCACCAGATGAAAGATATTTTGAAAGCCGACATAATACTCGAGGCGACCGGACACAGGGCATCCAGGGCGCGTATTGCATCGATGGGTAGATAGTGCAGGCCATAGGCGTACTCAGCATAGCAGCCATAGATGAGTACGACCATATTGAATATGGCCCAAGCTTGTATGCGCGTGGATTTGCCGTGCTCAGGATAGAAGCCAATGACTTGCAAGGTGAATTTCGGTATTAGAAATAGGCCTTTTTCCATAGGATACGATTGAAATAAGAACTTCGGCAACATTTTCGACAACTGCTTCACTAAGAATGCAAACGTTTGGGGCTAAGATGAAGTACTTATAGCCTTATTAGGTATTAAATTTCCAATGAAGTGGAGAGGTGGCAATGGTAACCAATTAACATTGGTGGAGAAGTGACTACTATGCGGTTATTAATATACATTATTATAACTATTATTAAATCAAATTGCGTTAGGACATACTAAATGCTTTTTATTGAGCTGCTACACTCAGAATATATTTTGAGTCGTTCCACTTGTTTTAATTCATTGATTTGTATATCTTCGACTGCTATGCCGACTTGGATAAACtgagaaaagtgaaaaattgttgGATTTCTAAGAAGGTTAAGCGGAGATATTTTCAAACATTGATCATATTTTTAGATACAacgcaagccttcgataaagcctggcatgaagcctggcaactgttatatgctcataaaatcaTACTTGCAATATAgcattttcttgttaaagtaaaccacgaaaccactaaccttcacgcaattagagcaggtgtaccacaaggaagtgttctaggcCCCGTCTTGTAGTTCACAGCAGACCTGccactatcaaagaacacatGTTCAGCCACATATGCAGATGGTACTGTCGGCATGGCCAGGAGTACCCTTGCGTAAaattgcttctgattacctacaagaaaaccttaacagtgactggatgaaaaaatggcgcgTAAAGCAAATCGGCACAGATAACAGCGTTTTAATACCTCAAAaagataatgccaaatatttaggtattctattagaccgGCATCTTACTTGTCGATCGCATATACTTTTAAAGCGACTTGGACTGAAACTGCGATCACTACACTGGTAAATCGGCAACAATTCAGCACTTGCACTAGACAATAAGGTCCTTATCTACAAATCCattctgaaaccgatatggacgtacgaaattcaattatggggctcagcTGCAAAATCATATGaagatttcagtcaaaggtgctTCGCATGTTATAagttataaaattgtataatatacagggtgatatgaagtgttaccaacttcacactgcttctatctgtaaaacagctcatgacatcaacgtcaaaattgttctaatgccAGTTCAAtacattgtttataagccatgaaaagcatttgcgtctcagttttgttgaattttttttttctgtgatggaactcaaacataatagtgtgattgcgttatatttggctggaaaatcacaaccagccattgttcgtgagctcagtcacctcaaagtgaataaaatgtttgtgtatcgcactataaaacgttacaatgatactggtagcattgcaaaacgctatgcaggtggaccaaaaaaacagcaacaacgccagaaatcgtTTGGAAAGTGAAAgttcgacttgaacgaaatccacgtcgaagtggaagaaaaatggccaaagaactgaaaatatcgcaagacagcattcgacgcatattgaaaaatgagctcaatgTCAAGGCTTACAGGTTTCAAAAAGCACACGacctttcaccccagcaaaaaaaaagttcggtgcgaaagagcaaaggagtttttgcgcttgcacgaacgtggctaatttcctaacattgcgtTCTCTGATGAAAagaatttcccaattgagcagttcataaacactcaaaacgatcgtgtttacttgaccgaacgctcatacgagaatttgagcctacgtatgtccactcgaagcaatttcccatcgcaagcaATGGTGTGGGtcacagtgaccgctgatggatgctctcgaatcgtttttatcgagcctggtgtcaaagtgaatgcgacttattatcggaaaaatgttttagaagctgctttagaggcGTGgaaacgcaaacatttcggtcgtagaccatggacgttccaacaggactcggcaccatctcataaTGCTCGTacgaaccaagaatggttaaaaaatcatgttccccacttcatttcgtccacataaTGGCTTTGGAGTTCGCCAGActcaaatccgatggactattccatctggtccattttggagagcaaggtgaggactaaaaaatatgccagtatggatgcgctgaaaaaatcgattatacgataatgggccaaaatacctcaagatcacattcatgcagcatgcaactcattttttgaccgtttgaaggctatagtcaaggcaaaaggtggtcatatcgagctaaagtgaatatatgttgaaattgtaatcatttttgaacaattttgtctttgaaatcaataaaaactaatttcacacaaaaaagttatggtgttttgaataggtaacacttcatatcgttcgcCCTGTGTATGTTATATGAAGttcattattaagtaacgaattccactAGGAGTCCTTACTCCAAAATATTCTACTTTAAATtataggtaaaaatagtacttattgttattgttatgacagattgtatgaaataaatggagagctaaaccaaaaaaaaaacttatcatACTCCTGGAGGTCACGCGATTCAAATGGGCAACTTCGAGCGGAGCAAGGAAATAGTTCTTCACCATCTCTACCAGGCATTAGGCAGCTAcgtaaagaaaaatttacagGAGATCTCCTCGGCTCACATACATCTTCAAATGGTTTGAAAGTGACTTCAAACCGCACGGCTTTTACCATCAAAACTATTTCGGTCTTCTTGGAGACTTAACGACAAAAGGGACGTGGACACACAAACTTGCCGATAGCGTACAGACATCGGTCGAGCTAAGACATGGCGAAACGGATTTCTGCCTGACAAATGACTGTGaattattgtagaaaatagGTGCACAATGGGAAGTCTGTAATGGTTAGccctaaatatattttgaacaaagattttttataacttttacaGAGCTCATTTTTATGATAATTAGATTTAAGTTTAGggataaaaaaatttccatactTGTATGCTGGCCATTTATTTCCCCAGTGTAAGAGAgtagaaattaaattattgaaaagttaATGAGCATTCGCTCCACATA from Anastrepha ludens isolate Willacy chromosome 5, idAnaLude1.1, whole genome shotgun sequence includes these protein-coding regions:
- the LOC128862884 gene encoding odorant receptor 24a-like; translation: MLPKFLFQSYPMEKGLFLIPKFTLQVIGFYPEHGKSTRIQAWAIFNMVVLIYGCYAEYAYGLHYLPIDAIRALDALCPVASSIMSAFKISFIWWHRVELERLIQRVGELIAEQNNSRKLACKRSYFTIATRLSSSVLFFGFCTSTLYTIRAGLANYLSYRDGDVIPYETPFKMIFPYPLLSMPIFPLTFTLSHWHGYITVAAFAGADSLFLCFCFYFGTLLKALQYDLQELLNDVGSEVSKNYAECEIEESLKHIVARHNEIIDLVKKFSTLMSAMTLGHFVTSSVIIGTCVVDMLLFSDYGIFVYVVHTMAVSSQLFLYCLGGTVVIECSSQIATTIYCTKWYTHNLRVQKMVLLIMIRSQRSLVVKVPFFAPSLPTLTSILRFTGSLIALAQSMI